From Canis lupus familiaris isolate Mischka breed German Shepherd chromosome 23, alternate assembly UU_Cfam_GSD_1.0, whole genome shotgun sequence:
AGTGTTGAGCATGTTATCTGGGGGCTGTTTGtgaaaggaaaacagatgatCTCATCCTATATTGAGGGAGCAAGAAGCTTTTTAGAATCACAGATATTCTTCATGACAACTCTGTGACAACGTAAGAACCTCAAGTGCCTTCTGAATCCTCAAAGACACTGCTGCTGATAGCCGGGACATTTTCATGGCATCTATTGTTACACTGCCTGTTTCTTTGAAGACTGGGGAACAACGcagcaggagaggcaggtggCGTCCTGTGAAGGACGTTGGGTGGAGAATATGGGCACATGCACGCAAATGTCCAGGGCTGACAGGTTTCCATTTCAGCACCTGTGAAATCAATGGGTGAGATCATCTCTAGGACTCTTCCAGCCCCGAGATTTTAGGAGTTCGCCTATTTCTAGTAACCTGGACATTTCATTAGGCAGAATTTTCCATTCTCTAGCTGTGCCAGATAGATGAGAGAACTTACTGAATGAATTGAGTCTCGAGCCAATAAGGAAAACCTACCCACATCTCATACTGCCTTATGCTTGTTGATGTCAGAACAAGAATCATTGTGGGTAATCATCAAAGGACGTAAAAAAGAACAACACGTACCTAGCAGAATTTGTATGTCAGTGCATTACGATCTGCCAAAGTGTTCTTGAAAGTCAAAGCTTCCATTACATAACTTTTTatcactttcttaaaaatgttccAGTTGGGCTGGCATGTTTTATGATTTGTCTTGTTTCAGAGATAAGCACATTGTCAATGATTAGACCAAATTTCCCAGGTGTTTTTGAACGGAAGAGGCTGAGGTTGGCAGAGGGATGCCAAAGGAGGGGGTTGAACAGAGaagctgttatttaaaatatttaaaaggcaaaatggCACATACACGCCTCGGATAATAGGATGATAGTGAATCTAAAAAATCTTACAGTTCCAAAATAGGTGGCTCTCCAAGTATATAGATACGTAGCAGGGTCAGAAACTTAAATAGCATACTGGATCAAAACCACTGTGGGTATTTTGGGGCTTTTTCTGAATAGCCAGCTGTGGGCCTTAGGAAGCCACTTCTTGGCATTGTGTGCTGTTGGTCCAGTAGGCAGAACATCCCTACAAGCTGATGAGAAGTGTGTTTCCTTCCACTTCTGGTCATGAAGGAGCCTGATAGgctgttatttgtttgtttgttaaagaaTTAATTTTCTCCTCCAATGGCCTAACCACTCCAATTCATGGCAACCTAACTTAAAGTTGtcgggttgttttttttttaagattttatttatttattcatgacagacacacacacacagagagagagagagagagagagagaggcagagacacaggcagagggagaaacaggctccatgcagggagcccgatgcgagactcgatcccgagtctccaggatcacacccctggccgaAGGCTGctctaaaccactgggccaccggggctgcccaagttgttgtttttttaaagcactcgCACTCACAGCACTATTAACAGAAAATCTACACATAGAATGTAGGCAGGAGAATGATTATTACCCTAGGATGCACTTCTTACCTCTTTGTATGCAGAGAGTTACAAACTCAAAAATGGGAAATTGACATTGCCACCTCTGAACCAGTATGTGACCATAACACAACACtcttcagagatttttttataGGTGCTTTCACTTGACTAATGCAATTGGccattaggaaaacaaaaacaaaaacaaaaacaactcttaTTAGTATGAATATAAAGGCTACTTTGGAAGAAGCAACCTGAAATGGATTATGTGATTTGCGAACGCTTTTCTAGAATGAATATGACTCATACACTGAAATAAAcgcaattgattttttaaaggattattttagCAATGCCTGGACTTTCCTATTCTTTAGGCGAATAAAAAGATACATTCAGTTAGGCATCTCTCTGTGGCAATACTTACAGAGATATATTAAAATGTTGTCCTCCAGGGGGCGTTAAATCTTCAGCAAAGCTCCAATTTCTCTGGAAGGCGTTCAAACCCAGTTAGCAAAATCAGacagtctggcttctttctcacTGGGATGCAGAAGTGCTAGAGCCCATATTCTGAATTTCACATCTCTGACTTGCTGACGAGGCCAATCCCGTTGCCCTGGGGTATTTGCCAAGTGTAGGCTGGCCACGTTGCTGAATGTTCTACTGCAGGTCTTGGATTGGCCGACCCTCATGGTCCATGCCAATAACCTTTTAAGAGACCATTGATATGGATGGATACCATTGTGCTTTCCAAGGGCAGAAATATGATTCCTGGAGGCCGAAAGACAACCCAACACGGGTTGGAGAAGGCTCTGTGGGTCAAAATTGCGAAGGACCCATCCTTCCTACTTAAGCCCTGCAAAGGACTACTTTTGCTGTTACGTTGTTAGAGACCATCACTTAGGAATCTGAAAACCTCCTGGTCTGGGAACTAGCAACTTTTGTATTAAAGTATTTGATTGTAAAGCAGTGCTGTATAGTGGTTAAGAGTTGCGTAAGTTCTAAAATTGACCGACTGGATTTCAGTACCTACTGTACTCCTTTATATGGTCTAGGATCCTGAATTAATTACTGAAATTCCTGTGTCTCTGATCCCTCATTCactaataattaattattaattaataggTGTATTTATTAATACAACCCAAAGAAAATACTTGGTGTTTTGTGAGTGCTCTATAAATTCTATTAATTATCTTTACTCCCAAGAATTGAGATTCCCCTTAATATGGCTCCAGCTTGGTCTCTCATTGCTCCTCTACACAAACTTCTATAGAATCATCCTACATACCACCCTATGCTTTTCCGTCTTTGCTCCATCTACCTTCCTTGCCTATATCACTCTCTGATGAGATCTCATCCAAGTTCCAAGGGTTATCTGTAATGTcacctcaaaaacaaacaaacaaacaaaaaccccacaattcCTTACTCCAAGAACGAAATGAGCTTTCTCCTATCTCCGAACAGTAGCAGGGACACGATATCTTgatatataggtatatacatttgtcaaaacttatgAAACTGTACACTTAACATGGTGACATTTTTTAGCATCTAAATCATACCTCTATAGACCAACCCAGTAGGTACATAATGAGAAGATCTCAGCCTTCGGAGAAAGAAAGTCTTGGTTCAAATTCAAGTTCTAGTACTTTCTACTTGGTAGGCCATTGAACTCCTTCCACCTGTAGTTTCCTCTAAATCGGCCAGTTGTCACGTTCTCCTTTCATAGTGAGGGTTGAAAgacataataattttataaaatgccttCCACACAGTTGATGCTACACTACTGTTAGGACCTTCTTTTTCAGCATAACTATTTCTATGTTCGCCACATACCCCTGCCCACCAAAAGGCAACCTTGAGGATAGaatatgttttgggtttttttttccatttttccagtgTAGAATAAAAGTAGTGTGCTTTGCTGttatcttataaatatatttatatttaagtatttataacACAATAGCTAAACACACCAACTTTTGGACAGCAAACACCTAGCAGCATCTCAACTGAAGCCTCTGCAGGATGCCACACTGTGTATTATTGCTCAGGTTTGCTAAGGCTCAGTACTTTAAAGTCTGATAGATACTTTCCTTGGTTGATAATTCAGCTATGGCTCCCCAGTGTACAGTAGGGCTTAATAACACATCTTTCATTATGATAGTTCTTTAGGTTCATAAAGGTTGCCTATTTCTCTCGAAAGCAATGGAATGGCCGTACCGTTTTCTGAACCAATGAGTCACTCTGTTTTTCATGGTTCAAAGTTAagcttttatttggttttaaattaaaaaaataaatttcattattaaatagtGAGATGGATCTAACTTATGTTCAGATAGTAGCTTACTCAGGTTATACCACTGGGGGTACATTTCAGGGGTGGGTCACCTAAACTAAAATGAGTTGTTACGTCATCATGTTTGTTAAAAGTTCAACAGTGGCATAAttcaaaagaaatggagatacaaagttttaaatgtttacaatGGATGGGAGAAGTAAACCACTTATTCTATTGCAACGGCAAACGAATCTGTTTCTCGGTGTCAGTCTGTCCAGACGCTATACCACAGTGCTAATGTCATCGGGCTCATCCGCTTTCTTCTGCCTGCTTGGCAGGGATTTCAAGTATTCAAGGTGTCTCCGGGCATCCTCCTGGTTTTGCCTCACATAATACACCACATAGGAGATCACCATGGTGAACCAGCCAAACATGGTGACCAGCATGGCATAATCGGTAGTCTTTTTCGGGAGGTTACAAAGGTCAGCATCATTGGCAGCATTGAGGAATGGTCTCCCGGCGTGTTCATCCAACACAGAAGTCTTACAGATCACATTATGGGCTGTCTCATGGTTGGATGCCATGCTCCTCAGAACTTGCTGGAGAGTACAGTCGCAGTGCCAGGGATTGTTGGCAATTCTGGCCCTGGCCTTCAGGTTATTGAAGGCATTTTTGTGCACGCTTTGAATCCGGTTGTCAGACAAGTCCAGAGTCTGCAAGGTTTCAGCTACTCCTTTGAAGGCATGCTCATCGATAAACTCAATGCCATTTTTGGACAAGTTGAGAACTCTTAGTTGATGGAGGTCCTTAAAAATCTCATTGGGGATAGATGTGATCTGATTGGAGTCCAGATACAATAAGACTGTTTCAGGAGGAAGATCTCTAGGTATTTCCTTGAGATTTGCATTGCTACAGGTGACATTTAAACCCCCAGAGGAAGAACAGAGACAGCCCTTGGGACACATACTGGCAGAATGAAAGCACAGTATCATAAGAACAAAACTTTGTAGGAGGAGACACATGGAGAGGGAACGGGTTAACCACAGGTCTACCAGATTCATGCTGGAATGTCAGCATAATCACAAGCCCATTCCTCATTCACTCCAACAAGCAAGCGTGCCAACGGTTCCAGCCCTGTCCACACTGTTGATTTCCTTCTTGCTTGGTTCAGAAGGTTGCAACTAACACACGTGTCTCTTCATTATTCCTGTCCTTGCTTGGGTAcctaaaggaaagggaaacagatGCAATTAGCTCTTTTGCAGAGGGAGGTACATTGCAATTAAAAGTGCTCTCAGGCATCTGGCATTCTACGTGGGTAGGAGAGTTGGTTGTGTAGTTAATTTTCACCAACAGCACTGGGAGTTATCTGCATAATGGGAGTCTCATGCTCAAATCCCAGGTGTTGGGCAAAAGGACTGTCAGTATATGACAACATTTCCGAATTATGTTGCCTTGGTTTTAGTTGTACAGAATTACAGCAAACAGTCCAGATTTCTCTCATCTCTACTGGTCCTTTCAACATCCTGAACCCCTTCTAAATTAGACAGCAATAAAGTCTAATTAGACCTTCCCTTCTTTCTACAGTAACAGATGCATTAATGCAATTTAGACCTGCTCTTGAGCAGCAATGAGAAATAACACCAATATTTCATGGTTAATGACCATAGATAGCAATAATTGTCATGGCTTTTGAATGGATGTCCAGTTGGaatattttctctaaagaaaCATCTTACTtgaattaagaaatgaataaatgcattccAACTTTCACAACAGACTATTGTTAGGGACTGAGAGAACAGAATCTCCAAAAGAGCTGTCTCCCTGATTCTCTGTTTTCTAAACAAATTATATTCTCCCCAGTAGATCTTTAGATATGATACACACCTccaggactttttatttttactcatttatttattcatttttaagattttatttaggggtgcctgggtggctcagttggttaaacatctgccttcagctcaggtcatagtctcagggtcctgggatcaagccccacatcagcttcctgctcagtggggagtctgcttctccctctccctctccttctgctgttccccttgcttgtgttctctggtgctcatgtgctctctctctctctatctctgtaaaataaataaatatgatatttgagattttttgaaatattgagataaaatcttttatttgagagaaagagagagagcaagagggaagaggagcagagaggaagggggaggaaaaggaagagaataccaagaagactgtgctgagcacagagcccaacatgggacttgatctcacaaccttgagaccatgactGCTGAAAGGAAGAGTctgatgctgaactgactgagccactcaggcaccccttcaAGACTTTATAAGATATAAGAACTTAAATATATTGGCCTCTAAGACCTTCCCAAtagcctatttttttctctccaatcgtatatataaatagtaaattatttataatttacataattataaatatatataatatattgttggaCAGAGCTtccaaaatggcaaaaattaggACCAGTTCACTGAGGAAGTGAGTAGATTTTGAACAGATTATGTCATTCGTCTGAGGTCAAATAGCTTGTAAGTGTAGAGACAGGATTCAGGTCAAAGGCTTTGTTCTGATTTATTAATCTCCTAATTCTCTCCACTACCCCCACAGATCTCTCCCCATATCATCCGCTCTGTGAGAACAGTCAGTCAGAATCCAGGAAGCATTGCTTGTTGTGATTTCTGATGCTGTTACATTGCAGCTCAAACCCAAATGGAGTACCCTATGGACTTCAATGGGGCTCCATGTCTGACTTCAGAGGGTCCTCTCTCAGGATTTGAGAAACAAGGAGAATGTACCTTCCTCTCATTTCAGTGAGCAACAAATGACTTTCTGCATGAGCAACAAATGACTCTCTGCAAACTTATCTTTTCTAAAGATCCCAGATGGATAAATACAGAGGGAAATGACTCCAAATGTTACCAAACTCACAGAAGAGAAGATTAATGTGAGCTGAAAACATAATGAACGGGGTTGTTAATCATGGAAAAAATGAGATTAGCACCAGCAGAATGGAGTGGATGTGCTTTTGGAATCCTGAGTCCCTTAAATGCCAGAGAATGCTAAAGAAGGACCCCTAGGCTTCTTAAGTCATGCATCAATAGCTCATTTCATTTGCAGTGAGTTTCCCTCCCTTCCATGTTTTCCTTCAAAACTGCATTGCATGACATTTGGGGACTCTAGTGACTGTCTagatggaagagaggaaaaataaacaggtgtGGAGGTGAAGACactcagagaagaaagagggtGGCAGAAGGATAAGGCAAAGGATGCTAGGATGAGAACACGAGAAGGACACAGGAAATGGGAGTCATGGATAtaattggagaaaataaagagTCTATGTAATCAATCAACTCCCATCAATTGGGTATGTACCACCAGCCTAGATCCTTCTGAAAAGTGGTAAGCCTTCTCTGGAGGATACTCCACATTCCTCCAGAGATGGATTCAGAGTCTATCTGATGAAAAGTGTTCACCAATTTAGACTACAAGTTTCAAGAGGGCAGGGTCTTGCTTCTGCCTCATGTAGAAACAACAGCAaacaattaaaaagtgaaaagtacACTGTTTTGCCTCCCAGCTTTAATCCTTGTTAGTAATAGGCtcctgggcaagtcatttaacctctctgaacctccttttccttatctttgtatagaaattataaaagaaccCAATTACAGAgttgatttgaaaattatatgagaTGATCCACATAAAGCATTTATTCCAATGCCTAAAACGTAGTAAGAGTTCAATACTTGTTGgcttcagttattattattatactagatgcatttttaaatgctaCCATAGTTCTTGGCATGTAGTAAGGgctaaataaatatctattgtatGAATGAcctaataaaatattgaagaatcTAGCTGTGCTTTTTCTTCCCTatggtgattatttttatttttaatataaacattggCTCATCCAATGTTCATTGGTTTTACATGTTGACATGtggtctttggaaaaaataatgaaggtaGGCTCTTAGTTgatggaagaaagaatggaaCTTTTCTTTGGTAGGCTCCTTGAGACATAGACATAACCTTGGTTTCTCCAGAATGATCAGTCCATGGTCATGGATTTGGCTCAAGCCAAGAAATGATTAGGATACATCTTGAGTTCTCTTTTTGAGATGGGATCCTTCATGCCCAAATGATCCACCTATACACTGAGGAGAATGCCTGTTaggaacacaaatgcaaaatatcTTGCATTCAGAGAAGTTGGACTCAAACTAAgcatatcattttctttctatggtatttgattaaaagagaaataaaagctctGGGACTGGCTAGATGATTGGGCTGCTATGACTCAGCCTCCAGAGCCTCCATACTCAGCCAGGACGAAGTAAGAAGAGATGCAAGAAGTAGAGAACTGAGCCCTTGGATGTCTAGGAAGCAGACAGCAAGAACCAAAGTTATTGAGTCAAGGTCATCTGCAGCTGGGAGGATGGAAGGACTGCCTCTCCACCCTATTATGCtgaaatactattttccaaaggGATTACCAGCTTGATATTGTCTTAAATTGTGGGATAGGGGAGCCcgggtggtttagcggtttagtgccacctttggcccacggtgtgatcctggagacccaggattgagtcccatgtcaggctccctgcatggagcctgtttctccctctgcctgtgtctctgcctctctctttctctgtctttcatgaataaataaataaaatctaaaaaaaaaaaaagccaaaaaacaaaaaactgcggGCTAGGTCAACACAGGTTCTTGGAAAAGAAAGACATGAGGAGACGTGCCTCATAGGATAAATGGTGGTATTCTTCTGACATCAGTTACCACCCAGCATAGTATAAAGCTAAATAGCACCTAACTCTGAAACAAACATTCTAAACCCCAAACTCCCTCCTGTTCTGTTTCAGTCAGGTCTGCCCACAAATGCAAAGTAGTGAACAAACTATCCTGTTGGAAAAATCAAGTGCCTCCTTTCTAACTTCCAAAAGGGTATGTAGAACACAAAGAAGGGCTGGATCACACTGGTGATGGTAAGAATAAAAGCAGCATCCACTGCCTGTCCTCCCAATAAGGAACCATACCAGAAAAGGGACAAAGCAAATTAAACAGCACTTTTTTCTATCTCTTGACTCCCCGCTCTGTACTTCTCAACTCTTACACTACCCtatcctctttccctccttccattcaAATATGTCTGGGGCAGGAAGCTACAGTATTTGCGTTGTGGTATTTAGGTACGAGATGTGCTCCCAAAGAGGGTCACTTTATCCCCAGACCCATGACTTGCTCACATTTCCCTGTTATACAGGTATCTGCGTTATAGCAATTAATGCCTGGATTGGGTGGCAACTATCAAGTgctgttttccaaaagaaaaaaaaaaagtgcattcaGTGGACTGCCTGAGAAGACAGATCTTTCAGTGGTTGATTAACAACTCTATCTTTGCttcctgttcctttcttctcatcaGTAGGGGCCACTCAGGGACACTCAGGGCTTCTAACCCAAAGCTTTCATTAACTCTTCTGAGATAAGTGAGTCCACCAACTCAGGAAGAAATACCAGATACACCGACTTGTCCTGATTCCATTCCATGCAACTCTGCTCCCAAAAAGGATTTGATTAAAAAGCACAACATTGCAACACAGGCCTTTCGATTTGGGAAGTAAAATTCAAATCACTGAGAAAAATACCAAACCTCATAAATTTTAAGGACTTGAAATTAAAACTTCCATATGGCAAAAAAGTAAgacaatacacaaaataaaaggactgaTGATAAAATAAAGGATTGATTTCTTTAATATACAAGAAATTCTTGCAAAGGGATAAGAAACTGATCTAacagaaaaatggacagaaaaataatgtagacaaatgaccaataaatcATATGAAAAGGTCCTTGATCTCACTGGCAGTAAAATAGATTCAAGTTAAAGTACCTAACATCTTGGTTAAAATGAGGAAGAATATCTACTTTCAGTGAAGGCATAAAAACAAAGCACTCTCAAACACCCGATGAGGAGATACTTAGGGCACTCTTTTTGTATGAGCAATTTAGGAGTatctattcaaattttaaaatacaagaataagTGAGACTGAATTATACTGATGTGAAGATCTCCAAAGATGACCTCAAAAAGCAGCTTGGAAAAAGAAGTTCTTCTAGCATTATCCTATTTGTGTAAAATTTTGAAAAGGGGGAAGTAAATGTGCAAGTACAGGTATAGCatttatatgtttacatatgcatggatcattttttttttttttttagattttacttatttgaaagaaagagagagagggagaaggagcagagagaggggcaaagggagagggaaaagtagactccccacggggcagggagcctgacatggggctcgatcctgggactccaggatcatgacctgaactgaaggcaaatgcttaactgactcagtcacccaggtgccctgtatagATCACTTTTGAAAAGATCTATATGGAAGAAAATGTATAAGAAACTATTAATAGTGGTTAACTAAGGACCAGAACTGGGGGGCTGATAGGGGGAGAGAAGAAACTGTCTTTTGATTTTATACCCTTCTGATGAATTTAACTTTCTATTGTATAAaggtgttttgtgtgtttttgcttacataaacattttttaaaaagttaatacagGAGGACCAGGGATTAACCGACAAACCAATCTGAACATAATGTCCCAGAAGGTAACTTTTGAGTGCACAAGATATTTGGACCATGGTGGCCAAGAAGGTTGTGCAAATAACaagacaatacattttaaaaagtggaacgTGTTTCAACTGGAGAGACTCAATATGTAGAGGGACAACAGTGAGACCATATAACTTGAAATAGAACTCAAAGTCACAACTTGCTGCAACCAGTCCAGGGAGCCAAACTACAACCTCTGTGGCAATTGTCCCAACTCAGATCAATAACTGCCAGCTTCCCTAATTTTCATTCCTAATTTCCATTTAGGACTAACCAGGGAAAGCCATATCTGCTTCCCTCAGTAATCACATATGATGCTCTGGCTCTAGCTAGCCTGACTCCAGCTTTCCCCAAGCCAGCCAAGAGCCACCAATCAGCACTTCCGAAGCCTTTCATTTTCCCCACCATCAAGCTTTTCCACTCCCCTGTCTGTGAGTCTCCTCTGCCAAATGCAAGGGATGGTGGCTGGCTCCCTTACTATAGAAAGCTTGGAGAACATGGCCTTTGCTTGTTCTCATTTGGATTTCCATTTACTTCCGCAAAGACTACAGTTTGACTGTATGATATTCTCAATGGAATATTCCTAAAATTAGCTTTATAACCTATTATAGAAATGATATAAGGATTTCTTTATCTGCCAGGTTTTCCAAAGACTAAGTATGGGTTGTATAAGACATCCATGAGTATAATTCCAGGCCAAAAAAATTAGAGGCCATTGGGATCTGAATAATTTAGGTGAATGAACTGTATAGACACTTTTCTCTACTGCTGCTCTTTGAAATCATGCTCATGGAGACAACATCTTAATTCGCCTGTTTAGCATGGAGTTCTTCATGAACTTTTGTTCTACCTTTGCATTCACAACCACCTCTTGCCACAAAAAGTCCACCCAGGCTTCAAACTGGGCATGcctaaaagtaaaatcattttcaCCCTTCATCCCCACCCAACTACCTTCCTCCTCTCCTATAAACCACCTGTTCCCTCCTGATTTGTTGAGAATAGTTTCCATTTCCATCTTCCTTCCCCCGCTCTCGTGTTTTGGGTCCCCACTGCCTCTTTCCTGTTCAAACTTCCAGCCTCTTGCTccaaaaggaagcaaaagcatCCTTTCTGGACTGCCCATGTGTGGCTTCTATCCTCCTTTCAAAGCCAGGTTAAAGTAACCATCAGACCATGGATTTCCACTGCTTGAAAAGCTCTAATGATTTAAACAATGATTGATCTAAACAATGATTGTTTATAACAATCCCCTTTCCCAATCCTTTGTCCCACTGCACTTCCTCACACAGGCACAGAAACCTGAGCTCAATAAACAGGGATCAGTAATTGCAAAGTTGATGATGAACAGCACTTTGTTCAACAAATATGAGATTTATCAGAAGGGGTCCCAGCTAAAGACCTCTATAGCTTGGAATCGCTTTCCTGCCAATGAAGATCTGGCCCAGGAGTCATTTAGGTGCTATCATCCTTTAGTTAAGGATATGAACTGATAAGGCTGATGGATATAGGAGGAACTGAGGATCCTTATATTTAGAAGGAGTTTAATCTGCTTGCAGAcccataatttttaaagtcaggAGCTCCTGAAATCCTGAAACTATTGCTTTTGTAATTAAAGAGATCTGTTTATCTTTGCTACCAGCCCAGGAGTTTTCAGAGGGTAGGATCAATGTCTCAcccatttttatattctcttattgCCCATGGgtagaatttaataaatatttattgaaataattaggATCCATTCTCATTACATCATACAATAGCTATTGTTTACTCAGCATTTATTACATGCCAGGTATTTATTAAAAGATGAACTCATCTAGCATGAATAATAGATGATAAAATTGAAGTTCTGACCAGATCCCTGATTAAATGGACATAGAATTCCAAAGTGAGGGGTCAAGTTGCCATGTGGAGATTAGCTGACAATGTTCTGTGAGTCTAACATGTATGTCTTTGCCCACTTTGAGGGTAAAAGGCATCAGAAGGCACCTATCATCAGGAGGCACCTATCCTATCACTGCcccaaagagaggagagagttaTTACAGGATTCCTGGAACTGGGGTATAGTGCAGAATGTACTAGAATAAGAACAAGGTTGACCCATTATTTGGTGGCAAAGTGATATTTTGATGTGAGGGTGAACCTGCACTCCCAGAGTTTGCCAGAAAAGGGATAGAAAACTATTTCCTATGAGTCAGATATGGCCACCTGAGGAAGGAGATCCCCAGTGAAAAGCATCT
This genomic window contains:
- the LRRC3B gene encoding leucine-rich repeat-containing protein 3B, with product MNLVDLWLTRSLSMCLLLQSFVLMILCFHSASMCPKGCLCSSSGGLNVTCSNANLKEIPRDLPPETVLLYLDSNQITSIPNEIFKDLHQLRVLNLSKNGIEFIDEHAFKGVAETLQTLDLSDNRIQSVHKNAFNNLKARARIANNPWHCDCTLQQVLRSMASNHETAHNVICKTSVLDEHAGRPFLNAANDADLCNLPKKTTDYAMLVTMFGWFTMVISYVVYYVRQNQEDARRHLEYLKSLPSRQKKADEPDDISTVV